The Pelagibacterium halotolerans B2 genome has a segment encoding these proteins:
- a CDS encoding P-II family nitrogen regulator, whose amino-acid sequence MKKIEAIVKPFKLDEVKEALQEVGLQGITVTEAKGFGRQKGHTELYRGAEYVVDFLPKVKVEVVVPDQLADKAIEAIRNAAQTGRIGDGKIFVSTVEQAIRIRTGESGDEAL is encoded by the coding sequence ATGAAAAAGATTGAGGCCATCGTCAAACCCTTCAAGCTCGATGAGGTCAAAGAAGCCCTCCAGGAAGTTGGGTTGCAAGGCATCACAGTGACGGAGGCCAAGGGATTCGGGCGTCAGAAGGGCCATACCGAGCTCTATCGAGGCGCCGAATACGTCGTCGATTTCCTGCCCAAGGTCAAAGTCGAGGTCGTTGTACCGGACCAACTTGCCGACAAGGCGATCGAGGCGATCCGCAACGCGGCGCAAACGGGTCGCATTGGTGATGGCAAGATTTTCGTTTCGACGGTCGAACAGGCCATTCGAATCCGCACGGGCGAAAGCGGAGACGAAGCCCTCTAA
- the glnA gene encoding type I glutamate--ammonia ligase produces MSSANDLMKKIKDEGIKYVDLRFTDLRGKLQHVTMDASVVDADMFEEGVMFDGSSIAGWKAINESDMVLMPDNDSAYVDPFFSAPTLCVNCDILEPATYQPYNRDPRSIAKKAEAFVKTSGVGDFVGFGPEPEFFLFDDVKYSTSTYKVGFQVDSSELGSNSDADYEGGNTGHHIALKKGYFPVPPVDSAQDIRGEMLEALAAMGVVVEKHHHEVASAQHELGIKFAPMITAADHVLLYKYGVQQVAQSYGKTATFMPKPVYGDNGSGMHCHQSIWKDGKPLFAGDEYAGLSMECLYYIGGVIKHAKAINAFTNPTTNSYKRLVPGFEAPVLLAYSARNRSASCRIPFGQSPKSKRVEVRFPDPLANPYLAFTALLMAGLDGIKNKIHPGDPMDKDLYELPKEELQGIPTVSASLREALESLSADRDFLKAGGVMDDDFIDSYIDLKMEEVIKFEHTPHPVEYEMYYSA; encoded by the coding sequence ATGAGCTCAGCAAACGATCTTATGAAAAAGATCAAGGACGAAGGCATCAAATACGTTGACCTTCGCTTCACCGACCTGCGCGGCAAGCTTCAGCATGTCACCATGGACGCGTCGGTCGTCGATGCCGACATGTTCGAGGAAGGCGTCATGTTCGACGGCTCCTCGATCGCTGGCTGGAAGGCCATCAATGAATCCGACATGGTCCTGATGCCCGACAACGATTCGGCCTATGTCGATCCGTTCTTCTCGGCGCCGACCCTGTGCGTGAACTGCGACATTCTCGAGCCCGCCACCTACCAGCCCTACAATCGCGATCCCCGCTCCATCGCCAAGAAGGCCGAGGCTTTCGTCAAGACCTCCGGCGTCGGCGATTTCGTCGGTTTCGGTCCCGAGCCCGAATTCTTCCTGTTCGACGATGTGAAATACTCGACCTCGACCTACAAGGTCGGTTTCCAGGTCGATTCCTCCGAACTCGGCTCCAATTCGGATGCCGATTACGAAGGCGGCAACACCGGCCACCACATCGCGCTCAAGAAGGGCTATTTCCCGGTTCCCCCCGTCGATAGCGCCCAGGACATCCGCGGTGAAATGCTCGAAGCTCTCGCCGCCATGGGCGTCGTTGTCGAAAAGCACCACCACGAAGTGGCTTCCGCTCAGCACGAACTCGGCATCAAGTTCGCGCCGATGATCACCGCTGCCGATCACGTCCTGCTCTACAAGTACGGCGTCCAGCAGGTCGCCCAGTCCTACGGCAAGACCGCAACCTTCATGCCCAAGCCCGTCTATGGCGATAACGGCTCGGGCATGCACTGCCACCAGTCGATCTGGAAAGACGGCAAGCCGCTCTTTGCCGGCGACGAATATGCCGGTCTGTCGATGGAATGCCTTTACTACATCGGCGGCGTCATCAAGCACGCCAAGGCCATCAACGCCTTCACCAACCCGACCACCAACTCCTACAAGCGTCTGGTGCCGGGCTTTGAAGCTCCCGTTCTGCTGGCCTATTCGGCCCGCAACCGGTCCGCTTCGTGCCGCATCCCCTTCGGGCAGAGCCCCAAGTCCAAGCGCGTCGAAGTCCGCTTCCCCGATCCGCTTGCCAACCCCTATCTCGCCTTCACTGCGCTGCTCATGGCAGGCCTTGACGGTATCAAGAACAAGATCCACCCCGGCGACCCGATGGACAAGGATCTCTACGAACTGCCCAAGGAAGAGCTCCAGGGCATCCCCACCGTTTCCGCCTCGCTGCGCGAAGCGCTGGAAAGCCTCTCGGCCGACCGCGACTTCCTCAAGGCCGGCGGCGTGATGGACGACGACTTCATCGACTCCTACATCGACCTCAAGATGGAAGAAGTCATCAAGTTCGAGCACACCCCTCACCCCGTCGAGTACGAAATGTACTACTCGGCCTGA